Proteins co-encoded in one Bremerella sp. TYQ1 genomic window:
- a CDS encoding SDR family NAD(P)-dependent oxidoreductase, whose protein sequence is MDLQLANKNALITGSTKGIGYAIAQVLANEGANVIVNGRSEQSTADAAKAIGNGARGIAADLSTAAGCDKLLQEAGQVDILINNAGIFEPKPFVEIPDEDWERFYQINVMSGVRLTRSVLPGMLERNWGRILFVSSESGVQIPSEMVHYGMTKAANISLVNGVARLTKGTHVTVNAILPGPTASEGVSDFVGNLAEDANQSKEEFEKEFFQTARPTSLIQRFAEVEEVANTTAYYCSPLSSATNGAAIRVDGGVILGT, encoded by the coding sequence ATGGACCTACAGCTTGCCAACAAGAACGCTTTGATAACTGGATCGACTAAGGGGATCGGCTACGCCATTGCCCAGGTGCTTGCCAACGAAGGAGCGAACGTGATCGTCAACGGCCGCAGCGAACAGTCGACGGCCGACGCAGCCAAGGCGATCGGGAACGGTGCCCGAGGAATTGCCGCCGATCTTTCCACGGCCGCCGGTTGCGACAAGCTACTGCAAGAGGCAGGCCAAGTCGACATCCTGATCAACAACGCAGGTATCTTCGAACCGAAGCCTTTCGTCGAAATTCCCGACGAAGACTGGGAACGTTTCTATCAGATTAACGTCATGTCAGGCGTTCGTCTGACACGATCGGTTCTGCCTGGCATGCTTGAACGAAATTGGGGACGCATTCTGTTTGTCTCCAGCGAAAGCGGTGTGCAGATTCCTTCCGAAATGGTGCATTATGGGATGACCAAAGCGGCGAACATTTCTTTGGTCAACGGGGTCGCACGACTGACCAAAGGAACGCACGTGACGGTCAATGCGATCTTGCCTGGGCCGACCGCTTCGGAAGGGGTGTCCGATTTCGTCGGCAATTTGGCCGAAGACGCGAATCAGTCGAAGGAGGAATTTGAGAAGGAATTCTTCCAAACGGCTCGACCAACTTCGTTGATCCAACGGTTCGCCGAAGTCGAGGAAGTTGCGAATACGACGGCCTATTATTGTTCGCCTCTTTCCAGTGCGACGAACGGGGCCGCGATTCGGGTAGATGGTGGCGTGATTCTTGGAACCTAG
- a CDS encoding PHB depolymerase family esterase has protein sequence MGNDQLIRREVAMFRRRHWFVLLLGSVFVGWMIWGRSSSTAAELSSPLSPGQYEITTTSEGFERTAVVHIPKGYQATNPPPLVIVLHGGGGGADSILNHDNWAAKADQEGFVVVAPNGLPARPRLPANFLANPQVWNTGQLREGSPRSKIDDVAYIRTLLDELKTKVPHDASQVFATGHSNGGSMTFRLGAEMSDRLSAIGTVAGMLAIENPKPARPLPMLYVYGTEDPLLPLEGGESTLPWGTRTTPAVESFLKTWAEASGCASEPKVIAEDDAIKKVRYPSTNNGPEVTVLYLKGHGHSWPGANRTIPSSMTGPNVSKLNATDELWSFFKKSVE, from the coding sequence ATGGGTAACGATCAACTCATTCGCCGCGAGGTTGCCATGTTTCGTCGACGCCATTGGTTCGTATTGCTGCTTGGTTCGGTCTTCGTTGGCTGGATGATCTGGGGACGGAGTTCCTCGACTGCCGCGGAACTTTCCTCGCCACTCTCGCCGGGGCAGTACGAAATTACGACCACGTCCGAGGGGTTTGAACGCACGGCGGTTGTCCATATTCCCAAGGGATATCAAGCGACTAATCCACCTCCGCTGGTCATCGTGCTGCATGGCGGCGGAGGCGGAGCCGACTCAATATTGAATCATGACAATTGGGCCGCCAAAGCTGATCAAGAAGGCTTTGTGGTGGTTGCCCCCAATGGATTGCCAGCGCGGCCACGGCTGCCAGCCAACTTTCTGGCCAATCCTCAAGTCTGGAATACCGGTCAACTGCGAGAGGGTTCCCCTCGCTCAAAGATTGATGACGTCGCGTATATTCGCACGCTTTTGGACGAATTGAAAACCAAAGTTCCCCATGACGCTTCCCAGGTGTTCGCGACCGGTCACAGCAACGGAGGGAGTATGACATTTCGTTTGGGAGCGGAGATGTCGGACCGACTGTCCGCGATTGGTACTGTTGCCGGAATGCTTGCGATTGAAAATCCCAAGCCGGCAAGACCTCTGCCGATGCTCTATGTTTATGGCACCGAAGACCCGTTACTGCCGCTAGAAGGCGGCGAGTCGACACTTCCGTGGGGCACGCGGACGACGCCTGCGGTCGAGAGTTTCCTGAAGACGTGGGCTGAAGCGAGCGGTTGTGCTTCGGAGCCGAAAGTCATTGCGGAAGATGACGCGATCAAAAAGGTCCGCTATCCTTCAACGAACAACGGACCGGAAGTAACCGTTCTCTACTTGAAAGGGCACGGCCATTCCTGGCCAGGCGCCAATCGAACGATCCCGTCCAGTATGACGGGACCCAACGTAAGTAAATTGAACGCGACCGACGAGTTATGGTCGTTTTTCAAAAAGAGCGTCGAGTAA
- a CDS encoding PVC-type heme-binding CxxCH protein codes for MLKTAHAVSRYLIALAIVAYCGTCLMAEVPEPETPQLAPASDEGEKAISGFKVPEGFEMSLFAAEPMTANPVAFCLDDLGRVYVAETYRQGQGVEDNRNHNYWLVDDLAAQSVEDRRAYILKHHPEAAQKYTQHDDRIRMLVDTDGDGKADKDTVFSSGYNDIVEGTGAGVLALDGDVYYTNIPHVWKLTDKDNDGVADEKVSLSEGYGVRFAFRGHDLHGLTLGPDGKIYFSIGDRGYNIEVNGTRLKDPGSGAVFRCNPDGSNLEVFCTGLRNPQELAFDDYGNLFTCDNNSDSGDQARWIYLVKGGHTGWNMAYQYLSDRGPWNREKLWHPFHEGQAAYIVPPIVNISDGPSGLVYYPGTGFGDSFKGTFFLCDFRGGPANSGIRTFRMEPKGATYDLVDSEQFLWKCLVTDVDFGPDGAMYVSDWVDGWTGLNKGRIYRLTKNNPDDAKLIAEVKELLPSDFTTKSDETLIKLLGHTDRRVRMKAQFALAAGDKLDVLNAVAKDAEQPQLARLHAIWGIGQIAEQKSKISDRVKAVELLSTQLVKDEDAEVRAQVGRVLGELRVIYGLPALLEDENPRVQYFAMIGLGNAGPHGDPNQVIDRVAAILAKNADQDPVLRHGGIVALEGMRHLQSLADLANHPSASVRIAAVVALRRLESPTVVRFLSDGNELVVTEAVRAIHDLPMENAMPQAARLIDAGWKNDALLRRVLNANFRLGDPENAEALARFATRSDMPEAMRLEALAMLETWKKPGELDRVINFYRPLEDRDESVAKEALAKALPKLLTTDEGVRNQAAKLAASFGIKEVAPVLIGLAQDDKQSAQTRADAIAALANVDADQALPIVREALKSDQPVLRAVARDQVARLAPAETAKTLADGISADSTVERQNALATLAKLKPEGTDEIVSAAMTKLLSGDLPEDTRLDVIEAATALKDSEAISSLLEKYRLSLDPADPLAEYRVALSGGDFERGRKIFYEKTETSCVRCHRAMGTGGRVGPELDALGQTKTREYLLEAVVQPNAKIAEGFESILVLTVDGQTYSGVLKEETDEAVNLVDADGKLITIPQDDIEGRKSAKSPMPEDIYKHLSKAELRDLVEFLAGLKKSGSSAGHE; via the coding sequence ATGTTGAAAACTGCGCATGCCGTTTCCCGCTACCTAATCGCGTTGGCGATTGTTGCCTATTGCGGGACTTGCCTGATGGCTGAAGTCCCGGAACCTGAAACTCCGCAGCTTGCTCCCGCTTCGGACGAAGGAGAAAAAGCGATCTCCGGTTTCAAAGTTCCCGAAGGTTTCGAGATGAGCCTTTTCGCGGCCGAACCGATGACGGCAAATCCAGTCGCATTCTGCCTGGACGATCTGGGGCGTGTTTATGTGGCGGAAACCTACCGGCAAGGGCAGGGGGTCGAAGACAATCGAAACCACAACTATTGGCTCGTCGACGATCTTGCAGCTCAATCGGTCGAAGATCGTCGAGCCTACATTCTGAAGCACCACCCTGAGGCAGCTCAGAAGTACACTCAGCACGACGACCGCATTCGCATGCTTGTCGACACCGACGGCGACGGCAAAGCGGACAAAGACACTGTCTTCTCTTCTGGCTACAATGATATCGTTGAAGGAACCGGTGCCGGAGTGCTCGCCCTCGACGGCGATGTCTACTACACCAACATTCCCCATGTCTGGAAGTTGACGGACAAGGACAACGATGGCGTCGCAGACGAGAAAGTCTCGCTTAGCGAAGGCTACGGAGTCCGGTTTGCATTTCGTGGTCACGACTTGCATGGCTTGACGCTTGGCCCCGACGGGAAGATCTATTTCAGCATCGGCGACCGCGGCTACAACATCGAAGTCAACGGAACCCGGCTAAAGGATCCAGGATCGGGTGCAGTCTTCCGCTGCAATCCAGACGGTTCGAATCTGGAAGTCTTCTGTACCGGGCTTCGCAACCCGCAGGAACTTGCCTTCGACGACTACGGCAACTTGTTCACGTGTGACAACAATTCAGACAGTGGCGATCAGGCCCGCTGGATTTATCTGGTCAAAGGTGGCCACACCGGATGGAACATGGCTTATCAATACCTCAGCGACCGCGGTCCTTGGAATCGCGAAAAGCTGTGGCATCCTTTCCATGAAGGTCAGGCCGCCTACATCGTTCCTCCGATCGTCAACATTTCGGATGGTCCGAGCGGCCTGGTCTATTACCCTGGCACCGGCTTCGGCGATTCCTTCAAAGGAACGTTCTTTCTGTGTGATTTCCGCGGTGGTCCAGCCAATAGTGGGATTCGCACGTTCCGCATGGAGCCCAAGGGGGCAACGTATGATCTGGTCGATTCCGAACAGTTCCTGTGGAAGTGCCTGGTAACTGACGTTGATTTCGGCCCTGACGGCGCGATGTACGTCAGCGACTGGGTCGACGGATGGACTGGGCTCAACAAGGGTCGCATTTATCGTTTGACAAAAAACAATCCAGACGACGCGAAGTTGATTGCGGAAGTCAAAGAGTTGCTTCCGAGCGATTTCACCACCAAATCGGACGAAACGCTAATCAAGCTGCTTGGTCACACCGACCGCCGCGTGCGCATGAAAGCCCAGTTTGCTCTGGCCGCCGGTGACAAGCTGGATGTCCTTAATGCTGTCGCCAAAGATGCCGAGCAACCACAATTGGCACGTCTCCACGCGATCTGGGGTATCGGACAGATTGCGGAACAGAAGTCGAAGATCTCGGATCGCGTCAAAGCGGTCGAGTTGCTTTCGACTCAATTGGTTAAAGATGAAGACGCCGAAGTACGTGCCCAAGTTGGTCGCGTACTTGGCGAACTGCGTGTGATCTACGGTCTGCCGGCACTGCTGGAAGATGAAAACCCACGCGTTCAATATTTCGCGATGATCGGTCTCGGCAATGCAGGTCCTCATGGCGATCCGAATCAAGTCATTGACCGAGTGGCCGCTATTCTCGCAAAGAATGCCGACCAAGATCCTGTTCTTCGTCACGGTGGTATCGTTGCGTTGGAAGGAATGCGTCACCTGCAATCGCTGGCAGACCTGGCCAACCATCCTTCAGCGAGCGTTCGCATTGCGGCTGTCGTGGCTTTGCGTCGCCTGGAAAGCCCGACCGTTGTTCGCTTCCTTTCGGATGGGAACGAACTGGTTGTCACCGAAGCGGTTCGTGCGATTCACGACTTGCCGATGGAAAACGCCATGCCTCAGGCAGCTCGTCTTATCGATGCTGGCTGGAAGAACGATGCGTTGCTTCGTCGCGTTCTCAATGCCAACTTCCGCCTCGGCGATCCCGAGAACGCAGAAGCGCTGGCTCGGTTCGCGACGCGTAGCGATATGCCGGAAGCGATGCGATTGGAAGCATTGGCGATGCTCGAGACTTGGAAAAAGCCTGGCGAACTCGATCGTGTGATCAATTTCTATCGCCCACTGGAAGATCGTGACGAAAGCGTTGCCAAAGAGGCACTCGCTAAAGCATTGCCCAAGCTGCTTACCACCGACGAAGGCGTGCGCAATCAAGCCGCCAAGCTTGCAGCGTCGTTTGGCATCAAGGAAGTTGCTCCTGTGCTCATCGGTTTGGCACAAGATGATAAGCAGTCCGCTCAAACACGAGCCGATGCGATTGCCGCGTTGGCAAATGTCGACGCCGATCAAGCTTTGCCGATCGTCCGCGAAGCGTTGAAATCGGATCAGCCAGTTCTGCGAGCGGTTGCCCGAGATCAAGTTGCCCGCTTGGCTCCTGCGGAGACTGCGAAGACGCTGGCCGATGGTATCTCAGCCGATTCAACGGTCGAACGCCAGAACGCTCTGGCGACATTGGCCAAACTGAAGCCGGAAGGAACGGACGAAATCGTTTCGGCCGCGATGACCAAACTGCTTTCGGGCGACTTGCCGGAAGATACACGACTTGATGTAATCGAAGCGGCAACGGCATTGAAAGACTCCGAAGCGATCTCGTCGCTATTGGAGAAGTATCGATTGTCGCTCGATCCAGCCGATCCACTTGCCGAATACCGAGTCGCACTTTCCGGCGGCGATTTCGAGCGAGGGCGCAAGATTTTCTACGAGAAGACGGAAACCTCCTGCGTGCGTTGCCATCGTGCTATGGGCACCGGCGGACGTGTTGGCCCAGAACTGGACGCGCTGGGTCAAACCAAGACGCGTGAGTATTTGCTGGAAGCAGTCGTCCAGCCAAATGCCAAGATTGCCGAAGGGTTCGAGTCAATTCTCGTGTTGACGGTCGACGGCCAAACCTATTCCGGCGTGCTCAAAGAAGAGACCGACGAAGCGGTGAACCTGGTCGATGCCGACGGCAAATTGATCACTATTCCGCAGGACGATATCGAAGGTCGCAAGAGTGCCAAGAGCCCGATGCCAGAAGATATCTACAAGCATCTCTCGAAGGCAGAACTCCGCGACCTGGTTGAATTCCTGGCTGGCTTAAAGAAGAGCGGATCTTCCGCAGGTCACGAGTAA
- a CDS encoding 5-formyltetrahydrofolate cyclo-ligase yields the protein MSPQAHPPANEKAAIRRDAIARRQSLSDLAERSLEIQRRFMAEFPWATGAMPLVYVHVRQEVETKRIIEDALHTIGHVAVPYCLPDNRLGLFQLKSEIELVAGAFGILEPREVLRKDRVVDPQTLDCLVMPGVAFDENGNRIGYGKGYFDRLLADVRPDCRKIGLAFDCQIYPNVPAESHDIPVDLLVTETRTIDCRGTT from the coding sequence TTGTCCCCCCAAGCACATCCTCCTGCGAACGAAAAAGCGGCCATTCGCCGCGATGCCATTGCACGCCGTCAATCACTGAGCGATCTGGCCGAGCGAAGCTTGGAAATACAGCGGCGGTTCATGGCGGAGTTTCCCTGGGCAACCGGCGCCATGCCACTGGTTTATGTTCATGTGCGGCAAGAAGTGGAGACCAAGCGAATCATCGAGGATGCCCTCCATACAATCGGCCACGTGGCGGTGCCCTATTGCCTGCCGGATAACCGCTTAGGTTTGTTTCAGTTGAAATCGGAAATAGAACTGGTCGCAGGCGCCTTTGGAATTCTGGAACCGCGAGAAGTCCTGCGAAAAGATCGCGTCGTCGATCCCCAAACGCTGGACTGCTTGGTGATGCCCGGCGTTGCCTTCGATGAAAACGGCAACCGAATCGGCTACGGAAAAGGCTACTTTGACCGACTACTTGCCGATGTTCGTCCCGATTGCCGGAAGATTGGATTGGCGTTTGATTGCCAGATTTACCCGAACGTTCCTGCGGAATCTCATGACATTCCGGTCGACTTACTGGTCACGGAAACCCGGACAATCGACTGCCGCGGAACGACTTAG